One Micropterus dolomieu isolate WLL.071019.BEF.003 ecotype Adirondacks linkage group LG23, ASM2129224v1, whole genome shotgun sequence DNA window includes the following coding sequences:
- the umodl1 gene encoding uromodulin-like 1, with product MSWMLSIWVAAALLALCGGQNTVHEGNHLSGYHLCIHNETRIVSFLVMHEVPYTVTKPCGGWLLWKTCTVTLYRMTHQTEYKTVMEQVTRCCEGYEQVGHYCALPVNRSGEFTAKPGSCPTADGLHPGSVDCEWDMDCPGWQKCCQRLGRSLCIDPASLANYSENGGYRLNATVTVKADYQQLMSKDRGSLDHTRLLQAMVTGALQSEVSVYYLSSWPVHPYRTATSLLIEYNFTLSLHNVTSKLHLLLNDIQEVSYVTVEDVDECAQSALRQCSPQADCHNTVGSYHCACHQGYIDVDPGNPGARCTADARVSTTTEPPLTYLPPMNATYSPASTTTQDPPGNSTIGISSSTEPNMTALSNTSYVSYNSSHALQWTSSAPYTSMSSTVESPLPTTTCSPPSITSLWSANVTGTSFCVHWSSQFQTNQTYQVVVSKGSEVIHFGVTSQTTMKVRRLHPGVLYDVTVTPHACGGQGVAVRVSVKTDAQTLHATTRLTNIQFTDDLQNTSSQAYKNLTESIIEEIYQSLSPEMRAMVDSGQMRIEIRSFSPGSVVVNFTITFIPSESQDNSNVATAVLHSLMNSTKYTVDENNTHINDWNECASGENDCSQWATCTNTNASYTCVCLDGFIDKTPERPGRACEAIPTSETMTPPLIPTTFSTVRATPFSQITPPAQTTTISSTATTATAPTTTIPPTATLTTPTDTATYTAATPNATTSLSFTPTTLTDTATYTAATPNATTSLSFTPTTLTDTATYTAATPNATISLSFTPTTQTDTATNMTATPAATTSLSFTPTEPTDTTIYATATPAATTSLTFAPTTTVTNPTTTTSAPTRASTQGAISVQCRVPAITVTVSRDFLRRAKIMESALHLGLPECGVNGGNDTHAQLTVAWNECETRLVHNETYYTASVTLFNTMDPYTSPNGTVEVPRVRLQVPIMCTYMKSMLTLADYSSMGYDVIKDVVMGSGSFKVTVQLMKDAMRLPHNYSLSPEEAVVLEVSLNTSSEQIKVVINKCWASSTPNPADNYSHIFMENSCSLNTYTKVLMNGNSSTSRVSVQILSFVNLSMIYLHCQVHVCLVIGSTTCVPNCLQRTAQSSNRIGTAFGSFGPLLRSGKEPLEQEYDTLHIVGIACLGVGVTLLFIIGFACLFFYQRNRIGHYNFSMKPKQENFTYLVFNT from the exons ATGAGTTGGATGCTTTCCATCTGGGTGGCCGCGGCCCTGCTGGCTCTCTGTGGGGGACAGAACACTGTGCATGAAG GAAATCACCTGTCTGGCTACCATCTCTGTATTCACAATGAGACAAGGATTGTGAGTTTCCTGGTGATGCATGAGGTCCCCTATACTGTGACAAAGCCTTGTGGTGGCTGGCTCCTCTGGAAGACATGTACAGTCACACTTTACAGGATGACCCATCAGACTGAGTACAAGACAGTGATGGAGCAGGTGACCAGGTGCTGCGAGGGCTACGAACAAGTCGGTCATTACTGTGCCCTGC CTGTAAACAGGAGTGGTGAGTTCACTGCCAAGCCAGGATCCTGTCCAACCGCAGATGGATTGCATCCCGGATCTGTGGACTGTGAGTGGGACATGGACTGCCCAGGATGGCAAAAATGCTGCCAGAGATTGGGTCGCTCTCTCTGCATTGATCCTGCAA GTTTAGCAAATTATTCTGAGAATGGAGGGTACCGTTTGAACGCAACAGTGACAGTGAAAGCTGATTACCAGCAACTGATGTCCAAGGATAGAGGATCTTTGGATCACACACGACTGCTACAAGCAATG GTGACTGGAGCTCTGCAGTCTGAAGTTTCAGTTTATTACCTCAGCTCATGGCCTGTTCATCCCTACAGAACTGCCACCTCACTGCTGATCGAGTACAACTTTACTCTTTCACTGCACAATGTCACATCAAAGCTGCATCTTCTCCTCAATGACATACAGGAGGTGTCATATGTAACCGTGGAAG ATGTAGATGAGTGTGCACAGTCTGCTCTCCGTCAGTGCTCCCCTCAGGCAGACTGCCATAACACTGTGGGCTCCTACCATTGTGCCTGTCACCAAGGATATATTGATGTTGACCCCGGCAACCCTGGAGCCCGCTGTACAG CTGACGCCAGGGTGTCGACTACCACAGAACCCCCGCTTACCTACCTTCCACCCATGAACGCAACCTACAGCCCAGCTTCCACCACCACACAGGACCCTCCCGGCAACAGCACCATAGGTATCTCCAGCTCCACTGAGCCCAATATGACTGCGCTGAGTAATACAAGCTATGTCTCTTATAATTCATCACATGCTCTGCAGTGGACAAGCTCTGCACCTTATACCAGCATGAGCTCAACTGTGGAGTCACCTCTGCCAACAACCACATGCt CTCCTCCCAGCATCACCAGTTTATGGTCAGCTAATGTTACTGGAACCTCCTTCTGTGTCCACTGGTCCAGCCAGTTTCAAACAAACCAGACTTACCAGGTTGTTGTAAGCAAAGGGTCAGAGGTTATTCATTTTGGGGTAACCAGTCAGACCACAATGAAGGTAAGGAGACTGCACCCCGGGGTTCTCTACGACGTCACTGTGACACCTCATGCCTGCGGCGGACAAGGAGTTGCCGTTCGTGTATCTGTCAAGACTG ATGCTCAAACTCTTCACGCCACAACACGACTTACCAATATCCAGTTCACTGATGATCTGCAGAACACCAGCAGCCAGGCCTACAAAAACCTCACAGAGAGTATTATAGAGGAG ATCTACCAGTCTCTGTCTCCAGAGATGAGGGCCATGGTGGATTCAGGCCAGATGAGAATCGAGATCAGAAGCTTTTCTCCAGGGAGTGTGGTGGTCAACTTCACCATCACCTTCATCCCCAGTGAAAGCCAAGACAACAGTAATGTAGCCACAGCTGTGCTGCACTCCCTGATGAATAGCACCAAATACACTGTGgatgaaaacaacacacacataaacg ACTGGAATGAATGTGCTTCAGGGGAAAATGACTGTTCCCAGTGGGCTACATGTACAAACACCAATGCCTCCTACACATGTGTTTGCCTTGACGGATTTATAGACAAGACCCCAGAAAGGCCTGGACGAGCCTGTGAAG CAATCCCTACCTCGGAGACAATGACACCACCACTCATACCCACAACTTTTTCTACAGTTAGAGCTACCCCTTTCTCTCAAATAACTCCCCCTGCTCAAACTACAACCATTTCTAGCACTGCAACCACCGCAACTGCCCCAACAACAACTATTCCTCCTACAGCTACCCTGACTACCCCAACGGACACCGCTACCTACACGGCAGCCACCCCTAATGCAACGACATCCCTGAGTTTTACCCCTACAACCCTAACGGACACCGCTACCTACACGGCAGCCACCCCTAATGCAACGACATCCCTGAGTTTTACCCCTACAACCCTAACGGACACCGCTACCTACACGGCAGCCACCCCTAATGCAACGATATCCCTGAGTTTTACCCCCACTACCCAAACAGACACCGCTACCAACATGACAGCTACCCCTGCCGCAACAACATCCCTGAGTTTTACCCCTACAGAACCAACGGACACCACTATCTACGCGACAGCCACCCCTGCTGCAACGACATCCCTGACATTTGCCCCTACAACCACTGTTACCAACCCCACTACAACAACCTCAGCTCCTACCAGAGCATCTACGCAAGGAGCCATCTCAGTCCAGTGCAGGGTTCCTGCCATCACTGTGACAGTTAGCAGGGATTTTCTTCGGAGGGCCAAGATCATGGAAAGTGCCCTACACTTGGGCTTGCCGGAATGTGGCGTTAACGGAGGCAATGACACCCATGCCCAGCTGACAGTAGCCTGGAATGAGTGTGAGACTAGACTTGTGCAT AATGAAACCTACTACACGGCATCTGTGACCCTGTTCAACACCATGGATCCGTACACCTCACCCAATGGAACTGTGGAGGTACCCAGAGTACGGCTGCAGGTTCCCATCATGTGTACCTACATGAAGAGCATGCTCACCTTAGCTGACTACAGCTCCATGGG GTATGACGTGATCAAAGATGTCGTCATGGGCTCGGGGTCGTTCAAGGTGACGGTGCAGCTGATGAAGGATGCAATGCGTCTACCCCACAACTACAGCTTGTCCCCTGAGGAGGCTGTGGTGCTGGAGGTTAGCCTCAATACATCATCAGAGCAGATTAAAGTAGTCATCAACAAATGCTGGGCCTCCTCTACTCCAAACCCTGCTGACAACTACAGCCACATCTTCATGGAGAACAG CTGTTCCCTGAACACGTACACCAAAGTGTTGATGAACGGAAACTCCAGCACATCTCGTGTGTCTGTTCAGATATTATCCTTCGTCAACCTGAGCATGATCTATCTGCACTGCCAGGTCCACGTCTGTTTAGTGATAGGATCGACCACTTGTGTGCCT AACTGTCTACAAAGAACAGCTCAGTCTTCAAACAGGATTGGAACAGCTTTCGGTTCTTTCGGCCCTCTGCTGAGGTCAGGTAAAG AGCCCTTGGAGCAGGAATACGACACTCTTCACATAGTTGGAATCGCCTGTCTTGGAGTCGGCGTGACGCTCCTCTTCATCATTGGCTTCGCCTGCCTTTTTTTCTACCAAAGGAACCGCATTGGACACTACAACTTTAGCATGAAGCCCAAGCAGGAGAACTTCACATACCTTGTCTTTAACACCTAG